From the Danio aesculapii chromosome 9, fDanAes4.1, whole genome shotgun sequence genome, one window contains:
- the obsl1b gene encoding obscurin-like protein 1 isoform X7 codes for MDVFGGAPRFLAYPRPVVVQSGTDAVLKCQIGGDPRPAVIWERNNEKIHPEGRYRVFEDGNVYNLIITSVTMEDSGQYICKAKNCIGETYAAATLKVEGEAQEMEVREENKPRFLIKPLSTRVGRGEDAMFSCKLWGNPRPEVMWEKDGKKLNEIFESTHFTISYQDGGWFQLKIFKTRAPDGGVYTCKARNEFGESLAGAVLLVDAGPGHEDEGNRNGYTNGHWKAHQGKQRSGRQVATKLKNDPLPNSAKVKMFAVTEGKHAKFRCYVTGKPKPEILWRKDGKLILSGRRYLLYEDREGYFTLKVLYCKQQDNGVYVCSASNTAGQTLSAVHLIVKEPPVRFKQPLNDLQVWERDLAVLECEVPEDSVPITWYLEDRRLQPGAKYGMEEWGTKRRLTIRDIGVDDDGIYLCEMADGGRSIAEVAVKGTIVRKLPRKVDVLEGENAAFCVEVEEEEMDIHWYKDGTELRETHQTILKSFGRTHILVFVNTTPQDSGLVMFYVGRSKTSSQLRVKAARHCPPSCPIGVQINTERANAALLSWFPAQDSRKNPPSGYIIERQEVGSQEWLQCLTTDSATSVEILGDSVPCEADYRFRICSVNKYGRSGNVEFPRAVHLVPVARIQAPLQDALVPEGQDACFTIELSASVIGTWFLNGNQLQDDERFSIRRSRTHQSLRIRGVRDTDNGAEITFIAYGIRDSAALYIQAPLVKFTPLSEMDRNKFVEVGNPIVLYCELSDPEAPVRWYKNGVELQSMEGLHIQSEGTMRRIVIQSAEFSHSGVYSCDAIDDVIRFNVEVEAPPVRFSVIPEGKRNKSIEVGSTIALQCELSDPVAKVSWYKDGVKLLPQSGLDFKSVGTKRELVVQSAEFYHSGVYSCKTRGDAVHFSVDVKAPPVRFSAAPEVKRRKCIEAGCPIILQCEISDSAAQVQWYKDGDQLLVESGVDINSDDCMRTLSIQSAHPSHAGVYSCTTKDDVIEFHVEIRAAPVRFSAVPESGKNICTEAGGHFELCCKVSDPMVHVSWFHNDTQLQPETGLDVQSEGEARTLVVNPAEPRHSGLYRCETSDDSVQFTVDIKVSSTILADPEVQKTKLVEEMESVALPYVISDPAPYVSQTKEEKVILPQSKPKPELEFESNSDFEPESEHEVHLDASRGALIIHSPETSLVEVKCPKTPEDPIQFEMDQAELSHYEVFSGETYDDSVQCTLDTKEEFLRTPGTEAEIISEKENNKITAERSRDRIQWETPVSIPTTFRLTEEEPLPLPKLQQQPQSLEQPEIQPMTQPQLQPVLQPQIQPMLQPMLQPQLQSVPQSELQTMLQPQIQQVLQLQQMPQPQLQPMQQAQIQPMVQPQLHPQLQQQLHLQPNLQKQPQLQNQTNTSISEGSGSNPITTEESGMDQDDIAFKVDVEASRTNFTSICGKDESLPIDADRSSVLLTENSDYTTQEKPLTGQMVEKTTTFNKPTTKKEIIHSSEMCSEGTYQTVTKDVFLACQQEVKAPPVMFSNIDEAQRNKCIESGRPFKLQCEVSDPDAQVWWYKDGNEVLSQDGMVIGSEEGIRTLSVQAAELCHNGTYRCQMNDDAITFHVEIKAPSLKFIPISEVEKNKSTEVDSPIVLKCELSDATSEVLWCKDGRELAPNPELNFQKDENKRKITVESAKLSDTGNYTCHVQGDTVSFKVDDQAHPVRFSALPEIARNKFIEAGCPIILQCEISDPTAQVTWLKDGVELQQHSGLDIQSEGTMRKLIIHSAELKHSGMYSCEAVDDLIAFKVDVAAPPVMFSAVPEIEKNKCIEAGGPIILQCEISYPTALVQWYKDGLRLLPQSGVYIQSQHTMRTLVIQSANVSHSGFYSCNSADDISEFFVEVKAPPVTFANIPEDDLHRNIVEQDNILLRCQVSRSDATAQWYKDGVELKSSNHVLIEVENDIRRLIILSAQLSDSGTYTCRAGDSALVFKVNVREPPVMIVYPKEDVHLDRHVPEEIVLSCELSRPNGKVTWFKDGQKLQESENIKLKTEGPYRRLKILHSGIEDSGEYVCDTADDSIFFNLNIKEPPVRIVSPSQSQMELCQQTSERMVLSCEISRPNATVRWYRDGLEVEESDSLILEVDGVYRRLIIPKPTVKDSAEYVCDTTDDSVTFFVNIAEPPVRFIRPRKMVYGVEKLVGEIVVLECEVCRPNAEVSWKKDGDEIEENSNVTITEDGTNRQLTIHSAAFEDAGQYVCDARDDVMDFLVKIKDPPLKILRKADIETKCQFMVSDAIVLKCEISRANGVVNWLKDNEKIDGNEHFTCEEQGAFRSLIVLNAEMRDSGEYICDAQDDKVVFSVTVEEAPVSIVGNTQKPKHCILMTGDELTIECEVSRINAIVQWYCNGCLLKQDSRTHIESSDTMRKLVISGLQTSDSGEYLCDAIDDKMTTMLTVQDLPFKFIKKDEKTNILAYEEDSLTLRATVNRANAPIKWQRGRDSIRGDRFHTTSDGNTHYLTINPLKRGDSGEYTCHLGTDEMHFNVHIKEMRVKFSKPLENTAGLKGSNVVLKCELYKSKGDVQWLKDSQEIAANRHFTIRAEGRVRSLTIHNITEDDAGEYACESKDERTSATVTVNIPRIVEFIAELHNMTVMEGEDATFKCVVSPEDAKLSWYKNGQLISSNEKFNISSNGLCHMLHIKNCQVSDSCTLTAEAEGVISRALLQVQEAQVLFTKSMDPVVAEEFGEATLEVEVSTQTAEVQWMRQGVVIHPGSKFTLKQSGRKRSLTVHKLTLSDRGTYSCETLHDRTQAKLSVEPRKIKIRKGLIDIQTIERETASFEVELSHSNVEGVWQKDGHALKTNNRLRMTAQGRVHSLTISSLTLDDTGTYIFSVDNVRSLARLDVKEIPVSILKKLDDIRQPEGSGVTLECELSRHNIDIKWTKNEVQLKPGKNHRIYSMGRKCFLQILKCELGDSGLYVCDAGDATTSCSVDIYERELEILQSLEDLDIQEDQNAVFMCEVSLDDVPGEWFKNGEKIKPTSTIKIRQEANKHFLLICNVKEDDSGEIKFLAKNVESTAYLEVEALPANIVKPLQDKTVLEKTRAIMDCTLTNPRCSIRWYKGPNVILPSEHFEICSEGCYRKLVIQQVLLEDEGTYSVQVGNYTSSARLTVEAQSILMVRELQDVNVTAPADACFECEISLPVAKAPTWTLNGETLYPSPKVVLEKMGTVHRLTFKQTSEELSGTVCFITGRTKSTAQLCVRRNN; via the exons ATGGATGTGTTTGGTGGAGCACCACGGTTCCTGGCATACCCTCGGCCTGTGGTTGTACAGAGTGGCACAGATGCGGTTCTGAAATGTCAGATCGGCGGAGATCCCAGACCTGCCGTTATATGGGAAAGAAACAATGAGAAGATTCATCCAGAGGGCAGATACCGGGTGTTTGAGGATGGAAATGTCTACAATCTTATAATAACTTCAGTGACAATGGAGGACAGTGGGCAATACATCTGCAAGGCAAAGAACTGCATTGGAGAGACTTATGCAGCAGCCACTTTAAAAGTAGAAGGTGAAGCACAGGAGATGGAAGTTCGGGAGGAAAACAAGCCACGCTTCCTCATCAAGCCCCTCTCAACTAGGGTTGGACGAGGAGAAGATGCCATGTTCTCCTGTAAGCTGTGGGGAAACCCTAGACCAGAAGTAATGTGGGAGAAGGATGGCAAGAAGTTGAATGAGATCTTCGAGAGCACACATTTCACCATCAGCTATCAGGATGGAGGGTGGTTCCAGCTGAAAATTTTCAAGACAAGAGCACCAGATGGAGGGGTGTATACGTGTAAGGCTAGGAATGAATTTGGAGAGAGTCTGGCAGGGGCTGTGCTGTTAGTGGATGCTGGACCAGGACATGAAGATGAAGGCAACCGTAATGGATACACTAACGGCCACTGGAAAGCACATCAGGGAAAACAAAGAAGTGGTAGACAAGTTGCGACAAAGCTGAAAAATGACCCATTACCAAACTCAGCCAAAGTGAAAATGTTTGCAGTGACAGAGGGGAAACATGCAAAGTTTCGGTGCTATGTAACAGGGAAGCCAAAACCAGAAATATTATGGAGGAAAGATGGGAAACTTATCTTGTCTGGACGACGGTACCTATTGTATGAAGACAGAGAAGGTTACTTCACACTTAAAGTTCTCTACTGCAAACAACAGGACAATGGAGTTTATGTCTGTTCTGCTTCAAACACTGCAGGACAAACCCTGAGTGCTGTACACCTCATCGTCAAAG AGCCACCTGTTCGATTTAAGCAACCATTAAATGACTTGCAAGTATGGGAAAGAGACTTGGCTGTTCTTGAGTGTGAAGTTCCTGAGGACTCTGTTCCAATCACATGGTACTTAGAAGACAGACGACTGCAGCCTGGAGCCAAATATGGGATGGAAGAGTGGGGGACAAAGCGTCGACTCACAATTCGTGATATTGGAGTTGATGATGATGGGATTTATCTCTGCGAGATGGCTGATGGAGGCAGAAGTATTGCTGAGGTAGCAgtcaaag GAACAATTGTACGAAAGCTGCCACGAAAAGTTGATGTCTTGGAGGGTGAAAATGCAGCATTCTGCGTGGAGGTAGAGGAGGAAGAAATGGACATTCATTGGTACAAAGATGGAACAGAGCTAAGAGAGACACACCAGACCATTCTCAAATCTTTTGGAAGGACCCACATTTTGGTCTTTGTAAATACCACACCACAGGACTCCGGTTTGGTCATGTTCTACGTTGGTAGATCAAAAACATCATCTCAGCTACGggttaaag CGGCAAGGCACTGTCCACCAAGCTGTCCCATAGGGGTACAAATAAACACAGAAAGAGCAAATGCAGCTCTTCTTTCCTGGTTTCCAGCACAAGACTCTCGAAAGAATCCACCTTCAGGATATATTATTGAAAGACAAGAGGTTGGTTCACAAGAGTGGCTGCAATGTTTGACCACAGACTCTGCAACCTCTGTGGAGATTCTTGGTGACAGTGTTCCATGCGAGGCAGATTACAGATTTCGGATATGCAGTGTCAACAAATATGGAAGAAGTGGAAATGTAGAGTTCCCTCGAGCAGTTCACCTTG TTCCAGTTGCAAGAATCCAGGCACCTTTACAAGATGCTTTAGTGCCAGAGGGCCAGGATGCCTGCTTTACCATTGAGCTCTCTGCCTCGGTTATAGGCACTTGGTTCCTAAATGGAAATCAGCTTCAAGACGATGAACGTTTCTCCATAAGGCGTTCACGTACGCACCAGTCCCTACGCATCCGGGGGGTACGAGACACAGATAATGGAGCAGAGATCACTTTCATTGCTTATGGAATTCGCGATTCTGCTGCTCTGTATATACAAG CTCCACTTGTAAAGTTCACTCCACTTTCTGAAATGGATCGAAACAAATTTGTAGAGGTTGGCAACCCTATAGTGCTCTACTGTGAGTTGTCAGACCCTGAGGCTCCAGTTCGTTGGTACAAGAATGGTGTTGAACTTCAATCAATGGAAGGTCTGCATATCCAATCAGAAGGAACGATGAGAAGGATTGTCATCCAGTCAGCTGAATTCTCCCACTCCGGAGTTTATAGCTGTGATGCTATCGATGACGTCATCAGGTTTAATGTGGAGGTTGAGG CCCCACCAGTGAGGTTTTCAGTTATTCCGGAGGGCAAGAGGAACAAGTCAATAGAAGTAGGTTCAACGATAGCACTGCAATGTGAGCTCTCAGACCCGGTTGCCAAGGTCTCCTGGTATAAAGATGGTGTGAAACTTCTACCACAAAGTGGACTAGACTTCAAATCTGTGGGCACAAAGAGGGAACTTGTTGTCCAGTCAGCTGAATTTTACCACTCAGGAGTGTACAGCTGCAAGACAAGGGGTGATGCTGTTCACTTCAGTGTGGATGTTAAAG CCCCACCTGTGAGGTTCTCAGCTGCCCCTGAGGTTAAGCGGAGAAAGTGCATTGAAGCAGGCTGCCCCATTATTCTGCAGTGTGAGATTTCAGACTCTGCTGCACAAGTCCAGTGGTATAAAGATGGGGATCAGCTTCTTGTAGAATCTGGAGTAGACATCAATTCAGATGACTGCATGAGAACTCTCAGTATTCAGTCAGCACACCCATCTCACGCCGGTGTGTACAGCTGCACAACAAAGGATGATGTCATCGAGTTTCATGTGGAGATAAGAG CTGCACCGGTGAGGTTCTCAGCTGTACCGGAATCTGGGAAGAATATATGCACCGAAGCTGGTGGCCACTTTGAACTCTGCTGTAAGGTATCAGACCCGATGGTCCACGTCAGCTGGTTCCACAATGATACACAGCTTCAGCCGGAGACTGGTTTGGATGTTCAGTCAGAAGGAGAAGCAAGGACTCTGGTAGTCAATCCAGCTGAGCCCAGACATTCTGGATTGTACCGCTGTGAAACATCAGATGACTCTGTCCAGTTCACTGTGGATATCAAAG TGTCATCGACCATTTTGGCTGATCCTGAAGTTCAGAAGACCAAATTGGTTGAAGAAATGGAATCCGTTGCACTACCTTATGTGATCTCAGACCCTGCTCCATATGTCAGCCAGACAAAAGAAGAGAAGGTCATACTTCCTCAATCAAAACCCAAACCTGAATTAGAATTTGAATCTAATTCTGATTTTGAACCTGAATCTGAACATGAAGTTCACTTAGATGCATCAAGAGGAGCTTTAATCATCCACTCACCTGAAACATCTCTTGTTGAAGTAAAATGCCCAAAGACACCAGAGGATCCCATCCAGTTTGAAATGGACCAAG CAGAGCTGTCTCACTATGAGGTGTTCAGTGGTGAGACCTATGATGACTCTGTCCAGTGCACTTTGGATACAAAAG AAGAGTTTCTGAGAACACCAGGAACTGAGGCTGAGAtaatatctgaaaaagagaacAACAAAATAACAGCAGAAAGATCCAGAGACAGGATCCAGTGGGAGACTCCAGTGTCAATTCCTACAACTTTCAGATTGACTGAAGAGGAACCACTGCCATTACCAAAGCTACAACAACAGCCACAATCACTGGAACAACCAGAGATACAACCAATGACCCAACCACAGCTACAACCAGTGCTGCAACCACAGATACAACCAATGCTACAACCAATGCTACAACCACAGCTACAATCTGTGCCACAATCAGAGCTGCAAACAATGCTGCAACCACAGATACAACAAGTTTTACAACTACAACAAATGCCACAACCACAACTACAACCAATGCAACAAGCACAAATACAACCAATGGTACAACCACAGCTACATCCACAACTGCAACAACAGTTACACCTACAACCAAATCTTCAGAAACAACCACAGCTGCAGAACCAGACAAATACTTCAATTTCCGAAGGCAGCGGCTCAAATCCTATCACAACAGAAGAGAGTGGCATGGATCAAGATGACATAGCTTTTAAGGTGGATGTTGAAG CTTCAAGGACAAATTTTACATCAATTTGTGGAAAGGATGAGAGCTTGCCTATTGATGCAGACCGTTCCAGTGTACTCCTAACTGAGAACTCAGACTACACTACCCAAGAAAAACCTTTAACAGGCCAAATGGTGGAGAAAACCACAACTTTCAATAAACCTACAACAAAGAAAGAGATAATCCATTCATCAGAGATGTGTTCGGAAGGAACATATCAGACTGTTACCAAGGACGTATTTCTTGCATGTCAACAAGAagtgaaag CTCCACCAGTGATGTTCTCCAATATCGATGAGGCTCAACGGAATAAATGCATTGAGTCAGGACGACCCTTTAAACTGCAATGTGAAGTCTCAGACCCTGATGCGCAAGTCTGGTGGTACAAAGATGGAAATGAGGTGCTTTCTCAAGATGGTATGGTCATTGGGTCTGAGGAAGGGATAAGAACACTCTCTGTGCAAGCTGCTGAATTATGTCACAACGGAACATACAGATGCCAGATGAATGATGATGCCATCACATTCCATGTGGAAATCAAAg CTCCATCACTGAAGTTCATTCCAATTTCAGAAGTGGAGAAGAACAAGTCCACCGAAGTAGACTCACCAATTGTTCTGAAATGTGAGCTATCAGATGCAACCTCTGAGGTGCTCTGGTGCAAAGATGGTAGAGAGCTGGCCCCAAACCCTGAGCTCAATTTCCAAAAAGATGAAAATAAACGGAAAATAACTGTTGAATCAGCAAAACTGTCTGATACTGGGAACTACACCTGTCATGTTCAAGGTGATACCGTATCATTCAAGGTGGATGATCAAG CTCACCCTGTTAGGTTCTCAGCACTCCCAGAAATTGCAAGGAACAAGTTTATTGAAGCAGGCTGTCCAATTATACTTCAATGTGAAATCTCAGACCCTACTGCCCAAGTTACCTGGCTCAAAGATGGAGTCGAACTCCAACAACACAGTGGACTTGACATCCAATCAGAGGGCACTATGAGGAAATTGATCATCCATTCAGCTGAGCTCAAACACTCAGGCATGTACAGCTGTGAGGCTGTGGATGATCTCATAGCATTCAAGGTGGATGTTGCAG CTCCACCAGTGATGTTCTCAGCTGTTCCTGAAATTGAGAAGAACAAGTGCATTGAAGCAGGCGGGCCAATCATTCTCCAATGTGAGATATCTTATCCAACAGCCCTGGTCCAATGGTACAAGGATGGATTACGGCTTCTACCTCAATCTGGGGTTTACATCCAATCACAGCACACGATGAGGACACTGGTTATCCAATCGGCAAATGTATCCCACTCTGGGTTTTACAGTTGTAATTCTGCTGATGATATCAGCGAATTTTTTGTGGAAGTTAAAG CACCTCCTGTGACATTTGCCAACATACCAGAAGATGATCTGCACAGAAATATTGTGGAACAAGACAATATACTCCTTCGCTGTCAAGTGTCTAGGTCAGATGCTACTGCACAATGGTATAAGGATGGAGTAGAGCTTAAGTCTAGTAACCACGTCCTCATTGAGGTGGAAAACGACATTCGAAGGCTAATTATCCTCTCAGCTCAGCTCTCAGATTCTGGGACATATACCTGTCGTGCTGGAGATAGCGCTTTAGTATTTAAAGTTAACGTAAGAG AACCTCCAGTTATGATTGTATATCCCAAGGAAGATGTCCACCTTGATCGCCATGTTCCTGAAGAAATTGTTCTCAGCTGTGAACTTTCACGGCCAAACGGAAAGGTGACATGGTTCAAGGATGGACAGAAACTACAGGAGAGTGAAAACATCAAGCTAAAGACAGAAGGTCCATATAGACGGCTAAAAATTCTGCACAGTGGTATTGAGGACTCTGGAGAATATGTCTGTGACACAGCTGATGATTCTATATTTTTCAATCTAAACATAAAAG AGCCACCGGTACGTATAGTTTCTCCAAGTCAGTCTCAAATGGAACTTTGCCAGCAGACCTCTGAAAGGATGGTCCTGAGCTGTGAAATCTCTAGACCTAATGCCACGGTACGCTGGTATCGAGATGGTCTTGAAGTAGAGGAGAGTGACAGCCTAATTCTGGAAGTTGATGGTGTCTATAGGAGACTTATTATCCCAAAACCTACTGTCAAGGACTCTGCAGAATATGTATGTGACACCACTGATGACTCAGTGACATTCTTTGTAAATATTGCAG AGCCACCAGTCAGATTTATTCGTCCAAGGAAAATGGTCTATGGAGTAGAGAAACTTGTTGGTGAGATTGTGGTCCTTGAGTGTGAAGTGTGTCGACCAAATGCTGAAGTTAGCTGGAAGAAGGATGGAGATGAGATTGAGGAGAATAGCAACGTAACTATAACAGAGGATGGCACAAATCGTCAGTTAACAATTCACTCCGCAGCTTTTGAGGATGCAGGGCAATATGTCTGTGATGCCAGAGATGATGTCATGGATTTTCTAGTAAAAATCAAAG ATCCACCACTGAAAATTCTGCGAAAAGCTGACATAGAAACAAAATGCCAGTTTATGGTATCTGATGCCATTGTGTTAAAATGTGAAATCTCAAGAGCAAATGGTGTGGTCAATTGGCTAAAAGACAATGAGAAGATTGACGGAAATGAGCATTTCACCTGTGAAGAACAAGGGGCATTCAGATCTCTGATTGTCCTTAATGCTGAGATGAGAGACTCCGGGGAGTACATTTGTGATGCGCAAGATGACAAAGTTGTCTTCAGTGTTACTGTAGAAG AGGCTCCAGTGTCCATTGTTGGAAATACACAGAAGCCAAAACACTGCATATTAATGACAGGAGATGAGCTCACCATTGAGTGTGAGGTGTCTCGAATAAATGCTATAGTCCAGTGGTACTGCAATGGATGTTTACTAAAACAGGACTCACGCACACACATTGAAAGCAGTGACACAATGAGGAAGCTTGTGATATCAGGACTTCAGACATCTGACTCTGGGGAGTATCTCTGTGATGCCATTGATGACAAAATGACAACCATGCTAACAGTTCAAG ACCTTCCCTTCAAATTCatcaaaaaagatgaaaaaacaaacattttagctTATGAAGAAGACAGTTTGACACTACGTGCCACAGTCAACAGAGCCAACGCCCCAATTAAATGGCAGAGAGGTCGTGATTCAATCAGAGGTGATCGGTTCCACACAACAAGTGATGGAAACACCCACTACCTTACCATTAACCCACTCAAGAGAGGGGATAGTGGTGAGTATACATGTCACTTGGGAACTGACGAGATGCACTTCAATGTCCACATCAAAG AAATGAGGGTGAAATTCTCCAAGCCACTGGAAAACACAGCGGGACTCAAAGGTAGCAATGTGGTTTTAAAATGTGAACTGTACAAGTCAAAAGGAGATGTTCAGTGGCTCAAAGATAGCCAAGAGATTGCAGCAAACAGACATTTTACAATCAGAGCTGAGGGTCGAGTGAGAAGTTTAACAATACATAACATCACAGAAGATGATGCAGGAGAATATGCTTGTGAATCCAAAGATGAAAGGACATCAGCTACTGTAACAGTCAATA TACCTCGCATTGTGGAGTTTATTGCAGAGCTACACAACATGACTGTAATGGAAGGAGAAGATGCAACATTTAAGTGTGTGGTGTCTCCAGAGGATGCAAAGCTATCCTGGTATAAGAATGGCCAGCTCATTTCATCAAATGAGAAGTTCAACATCTCCAGCAATGGATTATGCCATATGCTGCATATCAAAAACTGTCAAGTCTCAGATAGCTGCACATTGACAGCTGAGGCTGAAGGTGTGATTTCCAGAGCTCTCCTTCAGGTCCAAG AGGCACAGGTGCTGTTCACAAAGAGCATGGACCCAGTGGTTGCAGAGGAGTTTGGAGAGGCAACACTTGAGGTGGAGGTCAGCACACAGACTGCAGAGGTCCAGTGGATGAGACAAGGAGTGGTTATTCATCCAGGATCCAAATTCACCTTGAAGCAGAGTGGTCGAAAACGTTCTCTCACAGTTCACAAACTAACCCTTTCAGACCGAGGAACATACAGCTGTGAAACACTTCACGATCGCACACAAGCCAAGCTTAGTGTGGAAC CACGAAAAATCAAGATTCGGAAAGGTCTTATTGACATCCAGACTATCGAACGAGAGACAGCTTCCTTTGAGGTGGAACTGTCACACAGCAATGTTGAGGGAGTATGGCAAAAGGATGGGCATGCCCTCAAAACCAACAACCGGTTACGCATGACTGCACAAGGACGGGTACACAGTCTTACCATCTCCAGCCTGACCTTGGATGACACTGGCACCTATATATTCTCTGTTGATAACGTCAGATCATTAGCAAGATTGGATGTTAAAG AAATCCCAGTTTCAATCCTGAAAAAGCTTGATGATATCAGACAACCAGAGGGATCTGGGGTAACCCTTGAATGCGAGTTATCACGCCACAACATAGACATTAAATGGACAAAG AATGAAGTTCAGCTTAAACCAGGTAAAAACCATCGTATTTACTCAATGGGAAGAAAGTGCTTTCTTCAAATACTGAAGTGTGAGTTGGGAGACTCTGGATTATATGTGTGTGATGCTGGGGATGCCACAACATCATGTTCGGTGGATATCTATG agagagagcTTGAGATACTGCAAAGCTTAGAGGATCTGGACATTCAAGAAGACCAGAATGCGGTGTTCATGTGTGAAGTGTCTCTGGACGATGTGCCTGGAGAATGGTTTAAGAATGGAGAAAAGATAAAACCGACCAGCACAATTAAGATTCGTCAGGAAG CGAATAAGCACTTCCTCCTTATATGCAATGTTAAAGAAGACGATTCAGGAGAGATCAAGTTTTTAGCCAAGAATGTGGAGTCTACAGCTTACCTTGAGGTGGAAG CATTACCAGCAAACATTGTGAAACCACTGCAGGATAAAACTGTTCTGGAGAAAACCCGTGCCATAATGGACTGCACACTAACAAATCCCCGCTGCAGCATTCGCTGGTATAAGGGACCTAATGTCATCCTGCCCTCAGAGCACTTTGAGATCTGCAGTGAAGGGTGCTATCGAAAACTTGTGATCCAGCAGGTGCTGCTGGAGGATGAGGGCACCTATAGTGTTCAAGTAGGAAACTACACATCTTCAGCAAGACTAACTGTTGAAG